A genomic window from Lentibacter algarum includes:
- the soxA gene encoding sulfur oxidation c-type cytochrome SoxA has product MNFKTMSLIGAVALALPTLGMADPDDDTLVINGDIAITTKAPAPAHLSDSLDEVMSGWHFRSDETQAMEMDDFDNPGMIFVEQGVEIWNAVDGGEGKSCASCHGAPEEMAGVKAVYPKWNEAAGEVRTLQMQVNDCRETRMGAEPWKTDKGGSIPMEALLASVSRGMPVNVAIDGPAQATWEKGKEIYYTRYGQLELSCANCHEDNYGNMIRADHLSQGQINGFPTYRLKNAKLNGTHSRFKGCVRDTRAETFSPGGPEFVALELYVASRGNGLSVEGPSVRN; this is encoded by the coding sequence ATGAACTTCAAGACAATGTCCCTCATCGGCGCGGTTGCGCTGGCTTTGCCAACACTTGGTATGGCTGACCCCGACGATGACACGCTGGTGATCAATGGCGATATCGCCATCACCACAAAAGCTCCAGCTCCTGCTCACTTGTCAGACTCACTCGATGAAGTAATGTCTGGCTGGCACTTTCGCTCAGACGAAACGCAGGCCATGGAAATGGACGATTTCGACAACCCCGGCATGATTTTTGTCGAACAGGGCGTTGAAATCTGGAATGCGGTTGACGGTGGCGAAGGCAAGTCCTGCGCAAGCTGTCACGGTGCTCCAGAGGAAATGGCTGGTGTAAAAGCTGTTTATCCTAAGTGGAACGAAGCTGCTGGTGAAGTTCGCACGCTTCAAATGCAGGTGAATGACTGCCGTGAAACCCGTATGGGCGCTGAGCCTTGGAAAACAGACAAAGGTGGCTCCATTCCAATGGAAGCTCTTCTCGCATCTGTTTCTCGCGGAATGCCTGTAAACGTTGCTATTGACGGTCCGGCTCAGGCGACATGGGAAAAGGGTAAAGAGATTTACTATACCCGTTATGGCCAGCTCGAACTGTCATGCGCCAACTGCCACGAAGACAACTATGGCAACATGATCCGCGCGGATCACCTGAGCCAAGGCCAGATTAACGGTTTCCCAACATACCGTTTGAAAAACGCCAAGCTGAATGGCACGCACAGCCGCTTTAAAGGTTGTGTGCGCGATACACGTGCCGAAACATTTAGCCCGGGTGGCCCAGAGTTTGTGGCACTTGAGCTTTACGTTGCAAGCCGCGGCAATGGTCTTTCAGTCGAAGGCCCATCAGTCCGTAACTAA
- the soxX gene encoding sulfur oxidation c-type cytochrome SoxX, with amino-acid sequence MRFTTLALAATLTAGAAYAETVEPANVVFTEDGAVEMSLSGVAGSVEEGIGVYSSRSKGNCVACHVVSSLPDVAFPGNIGPALDGVADRWNEAELRGIVSNAKLTYDGTMMPSYYKVEGFDRPGNAYTGKAAEGALDPLLSAQQIEDVVAFLMTLKDE; translated from the coding sequence ATGAGGTTCACAACACTTGCACTGGCGGCAACGCTTACAGCTGGAGCGGCATATGCCGAAACAGTTGAGCCAGCAAATGTCGTCTTCACGGAAGATGGCGCGGTTGAAATGTCGCTGAGCGGCGTAGCCGGCAGCGTAGAGGAAGGCATCGGTGTCTACTCTAGCCGCAGCAAAGGCAACTGCGTTGCTTGTCACGTCGTCAGCTCGCTGCCAGACGTAGCGTTTCCAGGTAACATCGGCCCTGCGCTTGATGGTGTCGCGGATCGTTGGAATGAAGCCGAATTGCGCGGCATCGTTTCAAACGCGAAGCTGACATACGACGGAACGATGATGCCAAGCTACTACAAAGTCGAAGGCTTTGATCGCCCTGGCAATGCCTATACGGGCAAAGCTGCCGAGGGTGCGCTTGATCCACTTTTGAGTGCGCAGCAAATCGAAGATGTTGTTGCGTTCCTTATGACATTGAAAGACGAGTGA
- a CDS encoding MoxR family ATPase, producing MRFEGTEAYIATEDLKTAVNAAVTLERPLLVKGEPGTGKTELARQVASALGLRMIEWNIKSTTKAQQGLYEYDAVSRLRDSQLGEERVHDVKNYIKKGKLWEAFTSDERVVLLIDEVDKADIEFPNDLLQELDRMEFHVYETGETIRAKNRPVIIITSNNEKELPDAFLRRCFFHYIRFPDMDTMRQIVAVHHPAIKEQLLTTALTQFYEIREQSGLKKKPSTSEVLDWLKLLLAEDLSAEDLKRDAASALPKLHGALLKNEQDVHLFERLAFMARQKR from the coding sequence ATGAGATTTGAAGGAACCGAGGCCTACATCGCCACCGAGGACCTCAAAACAGCCGTCAACGCCGCTGTCACGCTGGAGCGCCCGCTCCTTGTCAAAGGCGAACCAGGAACAGGAAAAACAGAGCTTGCACGTCAAGTTGCCAGTGCTCTGGGCCTTCGCATGATCGAATGGAATATAAAATCCACCACCAAAGCCCAACAAGGCCTCTATGAGTATGACGCCGTCAGCCGTCTGCGCGACAGCCAGCTTGGTGAAGAGCGTGTGCACGATGTTAAAAATTACATCAAAAAGGGTAAGCTTTGGGAGGCATTCACATCTGACGAACGAGTTGTCCTGCTGATCGACGAAGTCGACAAAGCAGACATCGAGTTCCCGAACGATCTTCTCCAAGAGCTCGACCGCATGGAATTCCACGTCTACGAGACAGGTGAAACGATCCGCGCCAAGAACCGGCCCGTGATCATCATCACCTCAAACAATGAAAAAGAACTCCCAGACGCCTTCCTGCGCCGCTGCTTTTTTCATTACATCCGTTTCCCCGATATGGACACAATGCGCCAGATCGTGGCGGTACATCACCCCGCAATCAAAGAACAGTTGCTCACAACCGCCCTCACGCAGTTCTACGAAATTCGCGAACAATCAGGCCTCAAGAAGAAACCGTCGACCTCCGAAGTGCTCGACTGGCTCAAACTGCTTCTGGCCGAGGACTTGAGTGCAGAAGATCTCAAGCGAGACGCCGCAAGCGCTTTGCCAAAACTCCACGGCGCCCTCCTCAAAAACGAGCAAGACGTACATCTCTTTGAGCGCCTTGCCTTTATGGCCCGCCAGAAGCGCTAA
- a CDS encoding Fur family transcriptional regulator, with protein sequence MTDTITSRCEAKGLRMTGQRRIIAAVLQDSDDHPDVEELYARAVALDSGISIATVYRTVKLFDEAGILDKLEFGDGRARYEDAEREHHDHLIDLNSGEVIEFVDEEIEALQERIAQKLGYTLKGHRLELYGVPLKKP encoded by the coding sequence ATGACCGATACAATCACCTCCCGTTGCGAAGCCAAAGGCCTGCGCATGACAGGCCAGCGCCGCATCATCGCGGCTGTGCTACAAGATTCTGATGACCACCCCGATGTCGAAGAGCTCTACGCCCGCGCCGTAGCCCTCGATTCAGGGATTTCAATCGCCACAGTCTATCGCACAGTAAAGCTTTTTGACGAGGCTGGCATTCTGGACAAGCTTGAGTTCGGCGATGGTCGTGCCCGCTATGAAGATGCTGAGCGTGAGCACCATGACCACCTGATTGATCTCAATTCAGGCGAAGTGATCGAATTCGTCGATGAGGAAATCGAAGCCCTGCAAGAGCGTATCGCCCAAAAGCTCGGCTACACTCTCAAGGGCCACCGCCTTGAGCTATACGGCGTACCGCTCAAAAAGCCCTGA
- a CDS encoding FAD-dependent monooxygenase: MLAGLKTYIIGAGIGGLALARVLALRGADVTVLEQAGEIKEVGAGLQISPNGLAVLRAMGLEPQLVKSGAVLADTVRLMDYRGGEVLKLDLTQMSPQKYYFVHRAELISLLAEGARAAGAKIQLLQKVERVEEGCPAAVVLHSGERREADLIIGADGVHSVVRPALNGASAPFFTGNAAWRAVVPNVWGRQSDVQVHMGPRRHLVSYPLMGGKMLNLVAVEEQRDWLEESWTLGDEPANLRAAFTDFAPVVQEMLGAVEEVRLWGLFRHEVAPRWHGQGLALLGDAAHPTLPFLAQGAVMALEDAWAMGVALDDVGSLEQGLGDYQLWRRDRAARVIKTATGNAWKYHLGFGPLRFAAHTALRLGGALAPRRMLGQFDWLYGYDITQDRPPERAR; encoded by the coding sequence ATGCTTGCGGGACTAAAAACCTACATTATCGGTGCTGGGATCGGCGGGCTGGCTTTGGCGCGGGTGCTGGCGTTGCGGGGCGCGGATGTGACCGTGTTGGAGCAGGCTGGCGAGATCAAAGAGGTAGGTGCGGGGCTACAGATTTCGCCGAATGGGTTGGCCGTCTTGCGCGCCATGGGGCTTGAGCCACAACTTGTGAAAAGTGGGGCCGTTCTGGCGGATACAGTCCGGCTTATGGACTACCGAGGTGGAGAGGTCCTAAAGCTTGATCTGACGCAGATGTCGCCGCAGAAATACTACTTTGTGCATCGGGCCGAGCTCATCTCGCTTCTGGCGGAGGGGGCGCGCGCGGCAGGTGCAAAAATCCAGCTTTTGCAGAAGGTTGAGCGCGTCGAAGAAGGCTGCCCTGCGGCTGTTGTTTTGCACAGTGGCGAGCGACGAGAAGCCGATCTGATCATTGGGGCCGATGGCGTGCATTCTGTCGTACGCCCCGCGCTCAACGGAGCGAGTGCACCCTTCTTTACAGGCAATGCTGCGTGGCGGGCTGTTGTGCCCAATGTCTGGGGGCGGCAGAGCGATGTGCAGGTCCATATGGGGCCGCGGCGACATTTGGTAAGTTATCCCTTGATGGGGGGCAAAATGCTCAATCTGGTGGCTGTGGAGGAACAGCGCGACTGGCTGGAGGAAAGCTGGACGCTCGGGGACGAGCCTGCCAATTTGCGGGCCGCATTCACGGATTTTGCGCCTGTGGTGCAGGAGATGCTGGGGGCTGTGGAAGAGGTTCGGCTGTGGGGCTTGTTCCGCCATGAGGTTGCCCCGCGCTGGCATGGGCAGGGGCTTGCGCTTTTGGGTGATGCGGCGCATCCGACATTGCCGTTTCTGGCGCAGGGCGCGGTTATGGCTTTGGAGGATGCGTGGGCTATGGGTGTGGCTTTGGACGACGTGGGAAGCCTTGAACAAGGTCTTGGAGACTATCAGCTATGGCGGCGTGATCGTGCTGCGAGAGTGATTAAAACCGCCACGGGAAACGCATGGAAATACCACCTCGGATTTGGCCCGCTGCGCTTTGCGGCGCATACTGCTTTGAGGCTGGGCGGAGCGCTTGCGCCTAGGCGGATGCTTGGCCAGTTTGACTGGCTCTATGGCTATGACATCACCCAAGATAGGCCACCCGAAAGAGCGCGTTAA
- the eno gene encoding phosphopyruvate hydratase translates to MSIIIDIHAREILDSRGNPTVEVDVVLEDGTLGRAAVPSGASTGAYEASEKRDGDASRYMGKGVLEACASVNGEIAEALIGMDATEQELLDAVMIELDGTPNKSRLGANAILGVSLAVAKAAADFCSQPLFRYIGGTSARTLPVPMMNIINGGEHADNPIDIQEFMIMPVSAENIRDAIRMGAEVFHTLKKELTAAGLSTGIGDEGGFAPNIASAREALDFILKSIEKAGYKAGEDIYLALDCAATEYFKDGKYELKGEGKSLTPAENVDYLAALCADYPIISIEDGCSEDDWEGWKALTDKLGDTVQLVGDDLFVTNPERLAMGIEQGCANSMLVKVNQIGTLSETLKAVDMAHRARMTNVMSHRSGETEDATIADLAVATNCGQIKTGSLARSDRLAKYNQLIRIEEALGESAQYAGRSILK, encoded by the coding sequence ATGAGCATCATCATCGACATCCACGCACGCGAAATCCTCGACAGCCGTGGCAACCCCACAGTCGAAGTCGATGTGGTATTGGAAGACGGCACACTGGGCCGCGCCGCTGTCCCCTCGGGCGCCTCAACAGGCGCCTATGAAGCCTCCGAAAAGCGCGATGGCGACGCGAGCCGCTACATGGGCAAAGGCGTGCTTGAGGCCTGCGCTTCTGTAAACGGTGAAATCGCCGAAGCTCTTATCGGCATGGACGCCACCGAGCAGGAACTGCTCGACGCTGTCATGATCGAGCTGGACGGAACACCTAACAAATCCCGCCTCGGCGCAAACGCGATCCTTGGCGTTTCCCTCGCCGTCGCCAAAGCCGCAGCTGATTTCTGCTCGCAGCCGCTTTTCCGCTACATCGGCGGCACCTCCGCCCGCACGCTTCCCGTCCCGATGATGAACATCATCAATGGTGGTGAGCACGCAGACAACCCGATCGACATCCAAGAATTCATGATCATGCCCGTCAGCGCAGAGAACATCCGTGACGCGATCCGTATGGGGGCCGAGGTTTTTCACACGCTTAAGAAAGAGCTGACAGCCGCGGGCCTCTCAACAGGCATCGGCGATGAAGGTGGTTTTGCGCCAAACATCGCCTCCGCCCGCGAAGCCCTCGACTTTATCCTGAAATCGATCGAAAAGGCAGGCTACAAAGCAGGTGAAGACATTTACCTCGCCCTCGACTGCGCCGCGACAGAGTATTTCAAAGACGGAAAATACGAGCTCAAAGGCGAAGGCAAATCGCTCACACCCGCCGAAAACGTCGACTACCTCGCTGCGCTCTGCGCCGACTATCCGATCATCTCGATCGAAGACGGCTGCTCTGAAGACGACTGGGAGGGCTGGAAAGCGCTCACAGACAAGCTCGGCGATACAGTCCAACTCGTCGGTGACGACCTCTTCGTCACAAACCCAGAGCGCCTCGCCATGGGTATCGAACAGGGCTGCGCCAACTCAATGCTGGTGAAAGTGAACCAGATCGGGACGCTCTCGGAGACACTCAAGGCCGTAGACATGGCGCACCGCGCCCGCATGACCAACGTGATGTCGCACCGCTCTGGCGAGACCGAGGATGCAACGATCGCCGACCTCGCAGTCGCAACAAACTGTGGTCAGATCAAAACAGGCTCTCTCGCACGCTCAGACCGGTTGGCAAAATACAACCAACTGATCCGCATCGAAGAGGCGCTCGGCGAGTCCGCACAATATGCAGGCCGCTCAATCCTTAAATAA
- a CDS encoding thioredoxin family protein, whose product MKKLLAMVAALCLALPALASEVGDDGLHKTAWMRDTFKDLREDLAEANAEGKRLAIIIEQRGCIYCKKMHEEVFIDPAIDAYITDNYFFVQINMFGDVEVTDFDGETLPEKEMVQKWGALFTPLMIYFPEEVAEGLTAPQAAVAQVPGAFGKWTTLNMLTWVNEKGYAGDEPFQKYHARMLETQLSQ is encoded by the coding sequence ATGAAAAAGCTATTGGCAATGGTCGCGGCGCTCTGTCTGGCGCTACCTGCTCTCGCGTCCGAAGTTGGAGACGATGGGCTGCACAAGACGGCATGGATGCGAGATACGTTCAAAGATCTGCGTGAAGATCTGGCTGAGGCAAATGCAGAGGGCAAACGACTCGCTATTATTATCGAGCAGCGCGGGTGCATCTACTGCAAGAAGATGCACGAAGAGGTGTTTATTGACCCTGCGATCGATGCTTACATCACGGACAACTATTTTTTCGTTCAGATCAATATGTTCGGTGACGTTGAAGTAACGGATTTTGATGGCGAGACCTTGCCGGAAAAAGAGATGGTCCAGAAGTGGGGCGCACTGTTCACGCCCTTGATGATTTACTTCCCTGAGGAAGTCGCGGAGGGCCTGACAGCCCCACAAGCGGCTGTCGCACAAGTGCCTGGTGCGTTTGGGAAATGGACAACGCTGAATATGCTTACTTGGGTGAACGAGAAGGGCTATGCAGGCGACGAACCTTTCCAAAAATATCATGCACGCATGCTGGAAACGCAACTTTCGCAATGA
- the soxZ gene encoding thiosulfate oxidation carrier complex protein SoxZ, which produces MADGVKPRVKAPKSAAAGEVVVIKTLISHSMESGQRKDSDGNKIPRSIINRFTAEYNGKMVIDVELAPAISTNPYFEFEATVPEAGDFKFTWYDDDGSVYEDAKSVAIA; this is translated from the coding sequence ATGGCAGATGGTGTAAAACCCCGTGTCAAAGCGCCAAAGTCAGCAGCAGCTGGCGAAGTTGTGGTGATCAAAACTCTGATCAGCCACAGCATGGAATCAGGTCAGCGCAAAGACAGCGATGGCAACAAGATTCCGCGCTCGATCATCAACCGCTTTACCGCGGAATATAACGGTAAGATGGTTATCGATGTTGAACTCGCGCCAGCGATCTCGACAAACCCTTACTTCGAATTCGAAGCAACTGTTCCTGAAGCCGGTGATTTCAAATTCACTTGGTATGACGACGACGGTTCTGTCTACGAAGACGCAAAATCAGTCGCAATCGCCTGA
- a CDS encoding cytochrome c biogenesis protein CcdA — protein MLGEISYWGAALAGLVAFFTPCILPMVPFYLSYMAGISMSELREEGEIAPGAQKRLVVSAFMFALGVTTIFMLLGLGATALGQAFAQWKQPLSYVAAAVIFVFGLHFLGIIRIGFLYREARVESKADPSTVLGAYVMGLAFGFGWTACVGPVLASILFMASGMGELWKGALLLACFGLGMTAPFVLAAFFAKPFLGFMGRFRQYQGHVEKVMGVMLIVFAILIATNTVNVIANWMIDFFPSFQTLG, from the coding sequence ATGCTCGGCGAGATCAGCTATTGGGGCGCAGCGCTGGCCGGATTGGTGGCGTTTTTCACGCCGTGTATTCTGCCAATGGTCCCGTTCTACCTGAGTTACATGGCGGGTATTTCGATGAGCGAGCTGCGTGAAGAGGGCGAAATTGCGCCTGGCGCGCAGAAACGGCTTGTTGTTTCGGCGTTTATGTTTGCTTTGGGTGTAACCACTATTTTTATGTTGCTTGGCTTGGGGGCAACGGCGCTGGGCCAGGCCTTTGCACAGTGGAAGCAGCCACTGTCTTATGTTGCGGCGGCGGTTATCTTTGTGTTCGGGCTACATTTCCTTGGCATCATACGGATAGGCTTTCTCTACCGCGAGGCGCGGGTTGAGAGCAAAGCTGACCCGTCAACTGTCTTGGGCGCGTATGTCATGGGGCTTGCGTTTGGCTTTGGCTGGACGGCTTGTGTTGGGCCGGTGCTTGCATCGATCCTGTTTATGGCCAGTGGCATGGGCGAGCTTTGGAAGGGTGCCCTTTTACTGGCCTGTTTCGGGCTAGGCATGACAGCACCTTTTGTCTTGGCCGCCTTCTTTGCCAAGCCGTTCCTCGGCTTCATGGGGCGGTTTCGTCAATACCAAGGTCACGTTGAAAAGGTCATGGGGGTGATGCTGATCGTCTTTGCGATTCTCATTGCAACAAATACCGTCAATGTGATTGCCAACTGGATGATAGATTTTTTCCCCAGCTTTCAAACGCTGGGATGA
- the soxY gene encoding thiosulfate oxidation carrier protein SoxY, protein MEFSRRDTLALGAGAVALTILPFQATAAADDMIAAFTGGADVAEGGVTLTAPEIAENGNTVPVSVSAEGAEAILLLAAGNPTPDVATFKFGELSGSQSASTRIRLAGTQDVVAVAKMADGTFARASSTVKVTIGGCGG, encoded by the coding sequence ATGGAATTCTCACGACGTGATACGCTCGCCCTTGGGGCCGGCGCTGTTGCTCTGACAATTCTGCCGTTTCAGGCCACTGCGGCCGCGGACGACATGATTGCAGCGTTTACAGGTGGCGCGGATGTAGCTGAAGGCGGCGTAACGCTGACAGCTCCTGAAATCGCCGAAAATGGTAACACTGTTCCAGTCAGCGTATCGGCTGAAGGCGCAGAGGCGATTTTGCTTCTGGCGGCCGGCAACCCGACACCTGATGTGGCGACATTTAAATTTGGTGAGCTTTCAGGCAGCCAGAGTGCTTCTACGCGCATTCGTCTTGCAGGTACGCAAGATGTTGTTGCAGTGGCCAAAATGGCTGACGGCACGTTCGCACGCGCAAGCTCAACAGTAAAAGTGACAATTGGCGGCTGCGGCGGCTAA
- the soxB gene encoding thiosulfohydrolase SoxB → MISRRDFLQVSMAASALYGASGFGNWARLAAQQALTQDQLLEFETYGNVSLIHVTDIHAQMKPIFFREPEVNIGVGVNNGHVPHITGADFRKLYGIADGSPSAYALSYNDFTSLAQQYGRVGGLDRVATVVNSIRADRPDALLLDGGDTWHGSYTCYQTEGQDMVNVMNALKPDAMTFHWEFTLGSERVNELVSSLPFTSLGQNIFDAEWDEPAELFKPYKFFERGGVKIAVIGQAFPYMPIANPRWMFPEYSFGIREDNMAAMVQEVRDQGAELVVVLSHNGFDVDKKMAGNVEGIDVILSGHTHDALPEPVLVGKTHIIASGSNGKFVSRVDLDVRDGEMKGIKHKLIPIFSDVITPDADVAKLIDVQRAPYEDQLKEVIGTTDTLLYRRGNFNGSWDDLICNALMSEREADIAMSPGVRWGPSILPGQEITREDIWNVTSMTYGEAYRSEMTGEFIKVILEDVGDNLFNPDPYYQQGGDMVRIGGMGYKIDVSKPQGERISEMTLLKTGEAIDPAKNYVVAGWASVNEGTEGPQIWDVVENHIRKQGTVTLEENTSVKVTGA, encoded by the coding sequence ATGATCTCACGCCGCGATTTTCTACAAGTTTCTATGGCCGCGTCAGCGCTTTATGGCGCGAGCGGTTTTGGTAATTGGGCCCGCCTCGCGGCGCAGCAGGCGCTGACGCAAGACCAGCTTCTTGAGTTTGAAACCTATGGCAACGTGAGCTTAATCCACGTCACAGATATTCACGCGCAAATGAAGCCGATCTTCTTCCGCGAGCCTGAAGTGAACATTGGTGTCGGTGTCAACAACGGGCACGTTCCGCACATCACGGGCGCTGACTTCCGGAAGCTCTACGGTATTGCTGATGGAAGCCCATCGGCCTATGCGCTGAGCTATAATGATTTCACCTCTCTTGCGCAGCAATATGGCCGCGTTGGGGGCCTTGACCGCGTTGCGACTGTGGTCAACTCGATCCGCGCGGACCGCCCTGATGCGCTGCTGCTTGATGGCGGTGATACATGGCACGGTTCCTATACCTGCTACCAGACCGAAGGTCAGGATATGGTCAACGTTATGAACGCGTTGAAGCCAGATGCGATGACCTTCCACTGGGAGTTCACTTTGGGCTCTGAGCGGGTGAATGAGCTTGTGTCCAGCCTGCCGTTTACGTCTCTTGGCCAGAACATCTTTGATGCCGAATGGGACGAACCTGCCGAGCTTTTCAAACCCTATAAATTCTTTGAGCGTGGTGGTGTGAAAATCGCCGTGATCGGTCAGGCCTTCCCTTATATGCCGATTGCCAACCCACGCTGGATGTTCCCTGAGTACTCGTTCGGCATCCGCGAAGACAACATGGCAGCCATGGTGCAGGAAGTTCGCGACCAAGGCGCTGAGCTTGTTGTTGTGCTGAGCCACAACGGCTTTGACGTGGACAAGAAGATGGCTGGCAATGTCGAGGGCATTGACGTGATCCTTTCAGGTCACACGCATGACGCGCTCCCTGAGCCAGTGCTTGTGGGCAAGACGCATATCATCGCCTCAGGCTCAAACGGTAAGTTTGTCAGCCGTGTTGATCTTGATGTGCGCGACGGTGAAATGAAGGGAATTAAGCACAAACTTATCCCGATTTTCTCAGATGTAATTACGCCCGATGCTGACGTGGCCAAGCTCATTGATGTTCAGCGTGCGCCTTATGAGGATCAGCTGAAAGAAGTGATCGGCACGACAGACACGCTTCTCTATCGCCGCGGGAACTTCAACGGATCTTGGGATGACCTGATCTGCAATGCTCTCATGTCAGAGCGTGAAGCTGATATCGCGATGAGCCCTGGTGTGCGTTGGGGGCCGAGCATTCTTCCAGGTCAGGAGATCACCCGGGAAGACATTTGGAACGTAACTTCAATGACTTACGGTGAAGCGTATCGTTCGGAAATGACCGGTGAATTCATCAAGGTGATTCTTGAAGATGTGGGCGATAACCTCTTCAATCCAGACCCTTATTACCAACAAGGCGGTGATATGGTTCGCATCGGCGGCATGGGTTACAAGATCGACGTAAGCAAGCCACAAGGCGAGCGGATTTCTGAAATGACGCTCCTGAAGACCGGTGAAGCGATTGATCCTGCGAAGAACTACGTTGTTGCTGGCTGGGCCAGTGTTAACGAAGGCACAGAAGGCCCGCAGATTTGGGATGTGGTGGAAAATCACATTCGCAAACAGGGCACTGTGACGCTTGAAGAGAATACATCGGTGAAGGTTACAGGCGCGTAA
- a CDS encoding DMT family transporter encodes MNNLRGILFITAAMAAFSIEDSFIKHLSGSVPKGQIMLLLGLGGALVFFLVALRQRVNVFAKRHFSWPLFWRTASESVAALFFITSLSLVPITTVAAVFQATPLAITLGAALFLGEQVGWRRWSAIMVGFLGVLIIIRPGMAGFDPASLFVVITVFTIAARDLLTRLIPTETSSTVVSFYGFFALVVSSPLLMAITGWPEAVTGTEALSLGAAVAFGVIGYYLIVTAMRMGEASAIMPFRYTRLLFSIILGAWIFGESPDALTYLGSALIIASGLYTFLRERKLARAMAREASATA; translated from the coding sequence ATGAACAACCTGCGCGGCATTCTCTTCATCACAGCGGCGATGGCGGCTTTTTCGATTGAAGACAGTTTCATCAAGCATCTTTCAGGCTCGGTCCCCAAAGGCCAGATCATGCTGTTGCTCGGTCTTGGCGGCGCGTTGGTTTTCTTCCTTGTCGCCCTGCGCCAACGGGTCAATGTTTTTGCAAAGCGGCATTTCTCATGGCCCCTCTTTTGGCGCACCGCGTCCGAATCCGTTGCAGCCCTCTTCTTCATCACCTCGCTGTCGCTGGTTCCGATCACGACAGTGGCGGCGGTCTTTCAAGCCACCCCACTGGCAATCACCCTTGGCGCCGCGCTTTTTCTTGGCGAACAAGTCGGCTGGCGCCGCTGGAGCGCGATCATGGTCGGGTTCCTTGGCGTGCTTATCATCATCCGTCCCGGCATGGCGGGGTTTGACCCCGCATCCCTCTTCGTGGTCATCACCGTCTTCACCATCGCCGCGCGCGACCTACTCACGCGCCTGATCCCGACAGAAACATCCTCAACGGTCGTCTCCTTTTACGGCTTTTTCGCCCTCGTGGTCTCAAGCCCCCTGCTCATGGCAATAACAGGCTGGCCCGAGGCGGTCACAGGGACAGAAGCGCTCTCGCTCGGTGCAGCCGTGGCCTTTGGCGTCATCGGCTACTACCTCATCGTTACAGCCATGCGCATGGGCGAAGCCTCCGCCATCATGCCGTTCCGCTACACGCGTCTGCTCTTCTCAATCATTCTTGGCGCGTGGATTTTTGGCGAATCCCCCGACGCACTGACCTACCTTGGCTCCGCCCTGATCATCGCGTCTGGCCTTTATACCTTCCTGCGCGAGCGCAAACTGGCCCGTGCAATGGCCCGTGAGGCCTCAGCCACGGCATAA
- the dksA gene encoding RNA polymerase-binding protein DksA, whose translation MKAEFFLPDDYRPAEDEPFMNERQLEYFRRKLITWREELLEGSRDTIEGLQESTRNIPDAADRASEETDRALELRTRDRQRKLVSKIDAALRRIGEGEFGYCEVTGDQISLKRLDARPIATMSLEAQERHERREKVHRDD comes from the coding sequence ATGAAAGCAGAGTTTTTTCTGCCTGATGATTACCGTCCAGCAGAGGACGAGCCTTTTATGAACGAGCGTCAGCTCGAGTATTTTCGCAGAAAACTCATCACGTGGCGCGAGGAATTGCTGGAAGGCAGTCGCGACACGATCGAAGGGCTTCAAGAAAGCACTCGCAACATTCCTGACGCGGCTGACCGCGCCTCCGAGGAAACGGACCGCGCACTTGAGCTGCGCACTCGTGACCGTCAGCGCAAGCTTGTTTCCAAAATTGATGCGGCGCTGCGCCGTATTGGTGAGGGCGAGTTTGGCTACTGTGAGGTGACAGGCGACCAGATTTCACTCAAGAGACTTGATGCACGTCCGATTGCGACGATGAGTCTTGAAGCTCAGGAACGGCATGAGCGGCGCGAGAAAGTCCACCGCGACGATTGA